Proteins found in one Gordonia sp. PDNC005 genomic segment:
- a CDS encoding HNH endonuclease signature motif containing protein → MTSTFDLPDSPLELAHLQDAVAVKLSSVSLTPMTDDDVLQMSGILEQSHRRSDGVDARVFAEVSTRGAYRKAGAQTPGKYLTSALRLGAGASKRRLTAALAISPMYNYSGDQLDPALPATAAAVADGDLSVDHVNEIVAVIEEIPAAIPAEDKARAEAELAELSRDLTPEGTREVGRRILAHLDPDGSLTDDADRARTRGFAIQPQDKRLMSKIRAQLSPALRAKLEAILTLWAEPGMNNPDDPESPRGAAYGADAEALSAARERDVRSQSQRNHDALEAMLDHLLSNGALGDSVALPSHLVVTASLEDLENRAGVAVTATGTRLPVADLVDIAADATPWLEVFEGQSSQILYFGRGRRLASLAQRLALFGRDRGCTAPGCTTPWSRTQAHHMPDWHDGGPTDINHLGGACGRHNRSVSTTPDGWETTILTTGPFKGRVGWRPTGSNQPWKVNHSLQPEKLLPALRATKSGSAVEKWLSCRIPAPPPGPPAPPGIDVVRNPA, encoded by the coding sequence ATGACCAGTACCTTTGATCTCCCCGATTCGCCTCTTGAACTCGCTCACCTGCAGGACGCGGTGGCCGTGAAGCTGTCGTCTGTGTCGCTGACCCCGATGACCGACGACGACGTGCTGCAGATGTCTGGCATTCTCGAACAGTCGCATCGCCGATCGGACGGCGTCGACGCCCGCGTCTTCGCCGAAGTCTCCACTCGTGGTGCGTACCGCAAGGCCGGCGCCCAGACGCCGGGCAAGTACCTCACCTCCGCGCTGCGCCTCGGTGCCGGCGCGAGCAAGCGCCGCCTGACTGCGGCGTTGGCGATCAGCCCGATGTACAACTACTCCGGCGACCAGCTCGACCCGGCCCTGCCGGCCACCGCAGCCGCGGTCGCCGATGGCGACCTCTCGGTTGACCACGTCAACGAGATCGTCGCCGTGATCGAGGAGATCCCCGCCGCCATCCCGGCAGAGGACAAGGCCCGCGCCGAGGCCGAGCTCGCCGAACTGTCCCGCGACCTGACCCCGGAGGGCACCCGCGAAGTCGGACGCCGCATCCTGGCTCACCTCGACCCCGATGGATCGCTGACTGACGACGCCGACCGCGCACGAACCCGAGGATTTGCGATCCAGCCGCAGGACAAGCGCCTGATGTCCAAGATCCGGGCACAACTGTCGCCGGCGCTTCGAGCCAAGCTCGAAGCCATCCTCACCCTGTGGGCCGAGCCCGGGATGAACAACCCCGACGACCCCGAGTCACCCCGCGGCGCGGCCTACGGCGCCGACGCCGAGGCACTCTCCGCCGCCCGCGAACGGGATGTCCGGTCGCAGTCCCAGCGCAACCACGACGCACTCGAAGCAATGCTCGACCACCTCCTCTCCAACGGCGCCCTCGGCGACTCCGTCGCCCTCCCCTCGCATTTGGTGGTCACCGCATCGCTCGAAGACCTCGAAAACCGGGCAGGTGTTGCGGTCACCGCCACCGGCACGCGTCTTCCGGTCGCTGATCTTGTGGACATCGCAGCCGATGCCACCCCATGGCTCGAAGTGTTCGAGGGCCAGTCCTCGCAGATCCTGTATTTCGGGCGTGGCCGCCGCCTGGCGTCACTGGCTCAACGGTTGGCATTGTTCGGAAGGGACCGCGGGTGCACCGCACCCGGCTGCACCACCCCGTGGTCACGGACCCAGGCCCATCACATGCCCGACTGGCACGACGGCGGCCCCACCGACATCAATCATCTGGGCGGGGCCTGCGGCAGGCATAACCGCAGCGTCTCCACCACGCCCGACGGATGGGAGACCACCATCCTCACCACCGGTCCCTTCAAAGGCCGGGTCGGATGGCGACCCACCGGCTCCAACCAGCCGTGGAAAGTCAACCACTCGCTCCAGCCGGAGAAGTTGCTCCCGGCACTGCGTGCCACCAAGTCCGGATCAGCGGTCGAGAAATGGCTCTCCTGCAGGATCCCTGCCCCACCACCCGGACCGCCGGCCCCACCAGGGATCGACGTGGTCCGGAACCCCGCCTGA
- a CDS encoding TetR/AcrR family transcriptional regulator, producing MSDTKQPTRRTGGRSARVQEAVETAALKLLLSGGRTGLTMRAVAQEAGVAETTVYRRWPSTDHLTAAALLRLADTDNPIPDTGSLVGDLSALLTQVVDLLSRPEVIRVVRSAAALDDEATVSQARTAFFSGRFAASSVIVERAVLRRELPSTADPYRVIETLVAPAYMRALLGNRTFDDQFVANSVAYTLAGARAFGTEPPRR from the coding sequence GTGTCCGACACCAAACAACCCACCCGACGCACCGGTGGGCGTTCCGCGCGAGTGCAGGAGGCCGTCGAAACCGCCGCCCTGAAACTCCTACTGAGCGGCGGACGCACCGGGCTGACGATGCGCGCCGTCGCACAGGAGGCAGGGGTCGCCGAGACGACCGTGTACCGAAGGTGGCCGTCGACCGATCACCTGACCGCCGCCGCACTGCTCAGACTCGCCGACACGGATAACCCGATCCCCGACACCGGCTCGCTCGTAGGCGATCTGAGTGCCCTGCTGACACAAGTCGTCGACCTCTTGAGTAGGCCGGAAGTGATCCGAGTGGTCCGGAGCGCGGCCGCACTCGACGACGAGGCAACAGTCAGCCAGGCTCGTACGGCGTTCTTCAGCGGCCGATTCGCAGCGTCGTCGGTGATCGTGGAACGGGCCGTCCTCCGCCGAGAACTACCCTCGACCGCCGACCCGTATCGCGTCATCGAAACCCTCGTCGCCCCCGCCTACATGCGCGCACTCCTGGGCAATCGGACGTTCGACGATCAGTTCGTCGCCAATTCGGTCGCCTACACGCTCGCCGGAGCGAGGGCATTCGGCACGGAACCGCCCCGACGATAG
- a CDS encoding CoA-acylating methylmalonate-semialdehyde dehydrogenase produces MGDLRTIDHYIDGARVAGTGATADVYDPSTGAVQAQVPLASTADVDAAVASAAVAQREWASWNPQRRARVMMRFVDLVNQNIDELAELLSSEHGKTIADAKGDVQRGIEVIEFSIGIPHLLKGEYTEGAGTGIDVYSMRQPLGVVAGITPFNFPAMIPLWKAGPALACGNAFVLKPSERDPSVPVRLAELFTEAGLPDGVFQVVHGDKTAVDALLNNPTVQAVGFVGSSDIAQYIYSTCAANGKRSQAFGGAKNHMIVLPDADLDQAVDALIGAGYGSAGERCMAISVAVPVGEETAEALRAKLVERIAALRVGHSHDPAADYGPLVSAAALERVKNYIGQGVEEGAELVVDGRTRGSDDAQFNGVDISGGYYLGPTLFDRVTKDMSIWTDEIFGPVVTIVRAADYEEALALPTEHEYGNGVAIFTRDGDAARDFTSRVQVGMVGVNVPIPVPVAYHTFGGWKRSGFGDLNQHGPASIMFYTKTKTVTSRWPSGIKDGAEFSIPTMN; encoded by the coding sequence ATGGGCGATCTGCGCACCATCGACCACTACATCGACGGCGCACGCGTCGCGGGCACCGGCGCGACCGCCGACGTCTACGACCCCAGCACCGGCGCCGTGCAGGCGCAGGTCCCGCTCGCGTCGACTGCCGACGTCGACGCCGCTGTCGCCTCGGCCGCCGTCGCGCAGCGCGAATGGGCATCGTGGAACCCGCAGCGCCGAGCCCGCGTCATGATGCGCTTCGTTGACCTGGTCAACCAGAACATCGACGAGCTGGCCGAGCTGCTGTCGTCCGAGCATGGGAAGACGATCGCCGACGCCAAGGGCGACGTGCAGCGCGGGATCGAGGTCATCGAGTTCTCGATCGGCATCCCCCATCTGCTCAAGGGCGAATACACCGAGGGCGCGGGCACCGGCATCGACGTCTACTCGATGCGTCAACCCCTCGGCGTCGTCGCGGGCATCACTCCGTTCAACTTCCCCGCGATGATCCCGCTCTGGAAGGCAGGCCCCGCGCTCGCCTGCGGCAACGCGTTCGTCCTGAAGCCGTCCGAGCGCGACCCCTCCGTCCCGGTCCGCCTCGCGGAACTGTTCACCGAGGCCGGACTCCCGGACGGCGTGTTCCAGGTGGTGCACGGCGACAAGACCGCCGTCGACGCACTCCTGAACAATCCGACCGTTCAAGCCGTCGGATTCGTCGGCAGCTCCGACATCGCGCAGTACATCTACTCGACGTGCGCCGCGAACGGAAAGCGCAGCCAGGCGTTCGGCGGCGCCAAGAACCACATGATCGTCCTCCCGGACGCCGACCTCGATCAGGCGGTCGACGCCCTCATCGGTGCAGGCTACGGCTCCGCGGGTGAACGCTGCATGGCGATCTCGGTCGCCGTGCCGGTCGGTGAGGAAACCGCCGAAGCACTGCGCGCGAAGCTCGTCGAACGCATCGCGGCCTTGCGCGTGGGCCACAGCCACGACCCCGCCGCCGACTACGGTCCGCTCGTCAGTGCGGCCGCACTCGAGCGCGTGAAGAACTACATCGGCCAGGGCGTCGAGGAGGGCGCGGAGCTCGTCGTCGACGGTCGGACCCGTGGCAGCGACGACGCGCAGTTCAACGGCGTCGACATCTCCGGCGGCTACTACCTCGGCCCCACCCTCTTCGACCGCGTCACCAAGGACATGTCGATCTGGACCGACGAGATCTTCGGCCCCGTCGTGACCATCGTCCGCGCCGCGGATTACGAAGAGGCCCTGGCCCTGCCGACGGAGCACGAGTACGGCAACGGTGTCGCGATCTTCACCCGAGACGGCGATGCGGCTCGCGACTTCACCTCGCGCGTCCAGGTCGGCATGGTCGGGGTCAACGTCCCGATTCCGGTGCCCGTCGCGTACCACACGTTCGGCGGCTGGAAGCGGTCCGGTTTCGGCGATCTGAATCAGCACGGACCTGCGTCGATCATGTTCTACACGAAGACCAAGACAGTCACGTCACGGTGGCCGTCGGGCATCAAGGACGGCGCCGAGTTCTCCATCCCGACGATGAACTGA
- a CDS encoding acetyl-CoA acetyltransferase, whose product MAITTAGDIDPATPVIVGVGQASERLGDADYRGLGEADLAADAVRAAFADTGINTAQVAALIDVAAAVRSFEKSSPASSSPLGRPNNMPRAVAARIGMTPRRAVEEVTGGQSPQHLVTEFATEISAGRTDAVLLFGAEVMSTVRAALKQEERPDFTESLEGQLEDRGYQIAGLTSIDEVKHGVVIPIAQYSLLENARRHRLGMSQVEYATHMSELFAPMTRVAEANPHSASTHVHSADDLATPTDENRRVSVPYTRRLVSRDQVNQAAAVVLMSVGAATEAGIDPSRWVFLHGYSDLREPPLLERPDLSRSPAAAAALDAALEMAGIGVDDVSALDLYSCFPIAVSNAADSLGLAADDPRGLTVTGGLPYFGGPGNNYSMHAIVEIVDRSRRAPGSFGLVAANGGVMSKYSVGVYSTTPRGLGPSTSDAVQAELDVAPRVEISRYADGRATIETFTVLNPDRDDRAGTVIGRLYDGTRFIATADGDALLDLLTGPGDPIGQTVHARSSASRNIVTATRAELDDRHPRPAIGFSDEYQDLIVRRDGHVLEVVINRPDSRNAISPATNAELDAVFDAYFADPDLWVAILTGAGDKAFSSGNDLAASAGGSGLSMPENGFAGLTARAHLPKPIIAAVNGLALGGGLEIALACHVIVADEKATFGLPEVKVGLVAAAGGLVRLPRVIPPALARDMILTGRRIDAADALAHGLISRVAPHGEVLELARTVAEEILAASPVAVRSSIGTIARADAEPDTVTAVRESLDVLNTVLVSEDTREGIMAFVQKRPPNWSGR is encoded by the coding sequence ATGGCAATCACGACCGCCGGCGACATCGATCCGGCCACACCCGTCATCGTAGGCGTCGGTCAGGCGTCCGAACGTCTCGGCGATGCCGACTACCGAGGACTCGGCGAGGCCGATCTCGCGGCCGACGCCGTCCGTGCCGCGTTCGCCGACACCGGGATCAACACCGCGCAGGTCGCGGCACTGATCGACGTCGCAGCCGCTGTGCGGTCGTTCGAGAAGTCGAGTCCGGCGTCGTCGTCTCCGCTGGGTCGGCCGAACAACATGCCACGTGCCGTCGCGGCCCGCATCGGGATGACGCCCCGCCGGGCCGTCGAAGAGGTCACCGGCGGCCAGAGTCCGCAGCATCTGGTCACCGAGTTCGCCACGGAGATCAGCGCGGGCCGCACCGATGCCGTGCTGCTGTTCGGAGCGGAGGTCATGTCGACGGTCCGCGCGGCCCTCAAACAGGAGGAACGTCCCGACTTCACGGAGAGTCTCGAGGGACAGCTCGAGGACCGCGGCTACCAGATCGCCGGCCTCACTTCCATCGACGAGGTGAAGCACGGGGTGGTGATCCCCATCGCGCAGTACTCGCTGCTGGAGAACGCTCGCCGCCACCGGCTGGGCATGTCGCAGGTCGAGTACGCCACCCACATGAGCGAGCTGTTCGCGCCGATGACACGAGTCGCCGAGGCGAATCCCCATTCGGCGAGCACACATGTCCATTCGGCCGACGATCTCGCGACCCCGACCGACGAGAACCGGCGCGTCTCCGTCCCCTACACGCGACGCCTCGTCTCCCGCGACCAGGTCAATCAGGCCGCCGCAGTGGTCCTCATGTCGGTGGGAGCCGCGACAGAAGCCGGCATCGACCCGTCGCGGTGGGTATTCCTGCACGGCTACTCCGACCTGCGCGAACCGCCGCTGCTCGAACGTCCCGACCTGTCCCGGTCCCCCGCTGCGGCAGCCGCGCTCGATGCGGCGTTGGAGATGGCGGGCATCGGCGTTGACGACGTCAGCGCTCTGGACTTGTACAGTTGCTTCCCCATCGCAGTCTCGAACGCCGCCGACTCTCTCGGCCTGGCGGCCGACGATCCGCGCGGCCTGACAGTCACCGGCGGTCTCCCCTACTTCGGCGGCCCGGGCAACAACTACTCGATGCACGCGATCGTCGAGATCGTCGACCGATCCCGGCGTGCACCCGGCTCTTTCGGGCTGGTCGCCGCGAACGGCGGGGTGATGAGCAAGTACTCGGTCGGCGTCTACTCGACGACGCCTCGAGGTCTCGGGCCCTCCACCTCGGATGCCGTGCAGGCCGAACTCGACGTGGCGCCACGGGTGGAGATCAGCCGGTACGCCGACGGGCGCGCGACGATCGAGACGTTCACCGTCCTCAATCCCGACCGTGACGACCGTGCGGGAACCGTGATCGGACGGCTGTACGACGGAACACGATTCATCGCCACCGCCGACGGCGACGCTCTGCTCGACCTGTTGACCGGACCGGGCGATCCGATCGGGCAGACCGTGCACGCGCGATCGTCGGCATCCCGGAACATCGTGACGGCGACCCGTGCCGAGCTGGACGACCGCCATCCTCGGCCCGCGATCGGGTTCTCCGACGAGTACCAGGACCTGATCGTCCGACGCGACGGGCATGTTCTCGAAGTGGTGATCAACCGTCCCGACTCCCGCAACGCGATCAGCCCGGCGACCAACGCCGAACTCGACGCAGTCTTCGACGCCTACTTCGCCGACCCCGACCTCTGGGTCGCGATCCTCACCGGCGCAGGCGACAAGGCGTTCTCCTCGGGCAACGACCTCGCCGCCAGCGCGGGCGGAAGCGGCTTGTCGATGCCGGAGAACGGCTTCGCGGGTCTCACCGCCCGCGCTCACCTGCCCAAGCCGATCATCGCGGCAGTCAACGGCCTCGCCCTCGGCGGAGGCCTGGAGATCGCGCTGGCCTGCCATGTGATCGTCGCCGACGAGAAGGCCACGTTCGGGTTGCCCGAGGTGAAGGTCGGCCTGGTCGCCGCCGCAGGCGGCCTCGTCCGTCTTCCTCGGGTCATCCCACCCGCACTCGCCCGCGACATGATCCTCACCGGTCGCCGAATCGACGCTGCGGACGCGCTCGCCCACGGCCTGATCTCCCGTGTCGCTCCGCACGGGGAGGTGCTCGAACTCGCGCGGACCGTCGCAGAGGAGATTCTCGCTGCGTCGCCCGTTGCGGTCCGCTCGTCGATCGGCACGATCGCTCGGGCCGACGCCGAACCCGACACAGTGACCGCGGTCCGGGAGAGCCTCGACGTCCTCAACACCGTCCTGGTCAGCGAAGACACCCGCGAAGGCATCATGGCGTTTGTGCAGAAGCGCCCGCCGAACTGGTCGGGCAGGTAG
- a CDS encoding HhH-GPD-type base excision DNA repair protein encodes MARIQIAQDPVADELLSTDPFALLAGMLLDQQFPMERAFAGPAKIKDRFGTLDPAAIAAAEPEAFADLCATPPAVHRYGRSMAGRIQELARVVVDEYNGDTASIWTTARSGEELFGRIRALPGFGEQKAKIFTALLAKQLDVKPAGWTKVTGDYGRKGFRSVADVVDADSLIKVREFKKAAKAAAKK; translated from the coding sequence ATGGCGAGAATTCAGATTGCTCAGGACCCGGTCGCCGACGAGCTGCTCTCGACGGACCCGTTTGCACTTCTTGCGGGCATGTTGCTCGACCAGCAGTTTCCGATGGAGCGTGCGTTCGCCGGCCCCGCCAAGATCAAGGACCGTTTCGGCACCCTCGATCCGGCGGCGATAGCTGCCGCTGAGCCCGAAGCGTTCGCCGATCTGTGTGCCACTCCCCCGGCCGTTCATCGCTACGGCCGCTCGATGGCCGGAAGGATCCAGGAGCTGGCACGCGTCGTCGTCGACGAGTACAACGGCGACACCGCATCGATCTGGACGACGGCACGCAGCGGCGAGGAACTGTTCGGCCGAATCCGAGCCCTGCCCGGATTCGGTGAGCAGAAGGCCAAGATCTTCACCGCGTTGCTCGCGAAGCAGCTCGATGTGAAGCCCGCGGGTTGGACCAAGGTGACTGGTGATTACGGCCGCAAGGGTTTCCGTTCGGTCGCCGACGTGGTCGACGCCGACTCGTTGATCAAGGTCCGCGAATTCAAGAAGGCCGCCAAAGCGGCCGCGAAGAAGTAG
- a CDS encoding thiamine ABC transporter substrate-binding protein, with protein sequence MIAVGLVAATAAGTASCASSSDSASEVNLLTHDSFALPQNLVDDFQRETGLKLNIQKSGDAGQLSSVVSLTPGSPKADAVFGIDNTFAARPIEAAALEPYTSPLAAKGAAEFAVTGHEDQLTAVDRGDVCLNVDDAWFEDKGVEPPTSIDDLTQPTYRDLTVVMDPATSSPGMGFLLSTIGRFKSKAFDYWRGLSGNGVQVVSGWEQAYNQLFSAGEGHGSKPIVVSYASSPAATPGTSAILDSCFAQIEYIGILKGARNSDGARKLVDFMLSPAVQAALPTAMYVYPVQKNTPMPADWRQRAPAPGWTVRMDPNWINKNREEWLTQWRATVKP encoded by the coding sequence GTGATCGCCGTCGGCCTCGTCGCGGCCACCGCTGCCGGAACGGCTTCATGCGCGTCCTCGTCCGACAGCGCATCCGAGGTCAACCTCCTCACCCATGACTCGTTCGCCCTTCCGCAGAACCTGGTCGACGACTTCCAGCGCGAGACCGGCTTGAAGTTGAACATCCAGAAGTCAGGTGACGCCGGTCAACTCTCGTCGGTCGTGTCGTTGACTCCGGGTTCGCCCAAGGCCGACGCGGTGTTCGGGATCGACAACACCTTCGCGGCACGGCCGATCGAGGCCGCCGCGCTCGAGCCGTACACCTCGCCGCTGGCGGCGAAAGGCGCCGCAGAGTTCGCAGTGACCGGCCACGAGGATCAACTCACGGCCGTCGACCGCGGCGACGTGTGCCTCAACGTGGACGACGCGTGGTTCGAGGACAAGGGCGTGGAACCGCCGACCAGCATCGACGATCTGACCCAGCCGACCTATCGTGATCTCACCGTGGTGATGGACCCCGCGACGTCGTCACCCGGCATGGGTTTCCTGCTGTCGACGATCGGCCGATTCAAGTCGAAGGCGTTCGACTACTGGCGTGGGCTGTCGGGCAACGGCGTCCAGGTGGTGTCGGGTTGGGAGCAGGCGTACAACCAGTTGTTCAGTGCAGGCGAGGGCCACGGATCCAAGCCGATTGTCGTCTCGTACGCGTCCAGCCCCGCCGCCACCCCTGGTACGAGTGCGATCCTCGACAGTTGTTTTGCGCAGATCGAGTACATCGGCATTCTCAAGGGCGCCAGGAACTCCGACGGCGCCCGCAAGCTCGTCGACTTCATGCTGAGCCCCGCGGTGCAGGCGGCTCTGCCGACGGCGATGTACGTCTACCCGGTCCAGAAGAACACCCCGATGCCCGCCGACTGGCGTCAGCGCGCACCGGCCCCCGGCTGGACGGTCCGCATGGACCCGAACTGGATCAACAAGAATCGCGAGGAGTGGCTCACCCAGTGGCGCGCCACCGTGAAGCCCTGA
- a CDS encoding alpha/beta hydrolase, translating to MNAQPRRIDPALAAPTERTGRRSRTAIRVGAVLVAAGVVVGGVTATRAIATPQDSAPTAPGGQTAGTVFANRAVSDADLPASAAVGQQFSYWTLGADERTHLTTATVLQPKGTAPAGGWPVVVYAHRPDGLSLGCAPSKRRASRDTAAVSGLLRSDYAVVIPDYTTVGVTGSPQYVDFGVSAHTVVDAVKALTDIEPSVSPRWAAVGDSLGAGTAVELARSATTWQKGSMDFRGAAATTLPVGYDDVLAGLSPASSPVSPDTVADVVYALASLDADDVTPLLTPRGKELVTKARTMCAPALTKAIGSTNLSALVTAPLAANSALDTALREGLQLRTRGFSRPILLSQKLVDDETAVPANLRYLTTAQLSSNKVLAKTYLTGSPTDASRQEQAAVAAFLKGLF from the coding sequence ATGAATGCGCAGCCCCGCCGCATCGATCCCGCACTCGCCGCCCCCACCGAACGGACGGGTCGACGTTCCCGCACCGCCATCCGAGTCGGTGCCGTGCTCGTTGCAGCCGGAGTCGTTGTCGGCGGCGTGACGGCCACCCGCGCCATCGCCACGCCGCAGGACTCCGCTCCCACCGCACCGGGCGGGCAGACCGCAGGCACGGTGTTCGCCAACCGGGCGGTGTCCGACGCCGACCTTCCCGCCTCGGCGGCCGTCGGACAGCAGTTCAGCTACTGGACCCTCGGGGCCGACGAACGAACCCACCTCACCACCGCGACGGTGCTTCAACCCAAGGGCACCGCCCCTGCGGGTGGTTGGCCGGTTGTCGTCTACGCCCACCGTCCAGACGGACTGTCGCTCGGATGCGCCCCCTCCAAGCGTCGCGCATCACGCGACACGGCGGCCGTCTCCGGACTGTTGCGCAGTGACTACGCCGTGGTGATCCCCGACTACACGACCGTCGGAGTCACCGGCTCCCCGCAGTACGTCGATTTCGGCGTGTCCGCGCACACCGTCGTCGACGCGGTGAAGGCACTCACCGACATCGAGCCGAGTGTGTCGCCGCGATGGGCGGCTGTCGGAGACTCGCTCGGTGCAGGCACTGCCGTTGAGCTCGCCCGCAGTGCCACCACCTGGCAGAAGGGATCCATGGACTTCCGCGGCGCTGCAGCGACCACCCTGCCCGTCGGGTACGACGACGTGCTCGCAGGTCTGAGCCCCGCGTCGAGCCCCGTGTCACCGGACACCGTCGCCGACGTCGTGTATGCACTCGCCTCGCTCGACGCCGACGATGTGACCCCGTTGCTGACACCCCGCGGCAAGGAACTCGTCACCAAGGCTCGCACGATGTGTGCGCCCGCCCTCACCAAGGCCATCGGATCGACCAACCTGTCCGCGCTGGTGACCGCCCCGTTGGCGGCCAACTCGGCCCTCGACACCGCACTGCGCGAAGGTCTGCAACTCCGCACTCGAGGATTCAGCAGGCCGATCCTCCTCAGCCAGAAGCTGGTCGATGACGAGACCGCGGTTCCCGCCAACCTGCGGTACCTGACAACGGCTCAGCTGTCGAGCAACAAGGTGCTCGCCAAGACGTACCTCACCGGAAGCCCGACCGATGCGTCACGTCAAGAACAGGCCGCGGTCGCCGCATTCCTCAAGGGCCTGTTCTGA
- a CDS encoding NAD-dependent succinate-semialdehyde dehydrogenase: protein MTSYVTANPSTGIVEKEFETLSDDQIDPILERSAAAYQSWRATSIDERVAVLRATAQAYRDRSAELGAVISKEMGKPLPQAGGELALTAMIYDWYAENGPALLETKQLDPQGAAESSVTSVPVGSILGIMPWNFPYYQVARFVAPNLLLGNVIVLKHAPICAESSALMEQIAHAAGTPTDAYINVYATNEQAATMIADRRIQGVSLTGSSRAGAAVAQIAASNLKKSVLELGGSDAFIVLDSPDARAAGAQAAGMRMMNAGQACNSPKRFIVKDDLYDDFVAGLIDGVNALAVGDPSDASTFVGPLSSVTARDEVVRQVEEAVSQGATLHTGGAALDGPGAFMSPGVITGVTPDMNLYSEEIFGPVAVVYSVSDDEEAVALANDVEYGLTGSVWTSDVERGKDIAERLDVGNAMVNEHGTSLPGLPFGGVKQSGYGRELGQWGLGEFANVKLRRVAK, encoded by the coding sequence ATGACGTCTTATGTGACCGCGAACCCGTCCACCGGCATCGTCGAGAAAGAGTTCGAGACGCTCTCGGACGACCAGATCGACCCGATCCTCGAACGTTCCGCCGCCGCTTATCAGTCGTGGCGAGCCACATCGATCGACGAGCGCGTGGCGGTGCTGCGAGCGACTGCTCAGGCCTACCGTGACCGCTCCGCCGAACTCGGTGCCGTGATCTCGAAGGAGATGGGCAAGCCCTTGCCGCAGGCCGGTGGTGAACTCGCCCTGACCGCCATGATCTACGACTGGTACGCCGAGAACGGCCCGGCGCTCCTCGAGACGAAGCAGCTCGACCCACAGGGCGCCGCGGAGTCGTCGGTGACGAGTGTCCCGGTCGGTTCGATCCTCGGCATCATGCCGTGGAACTTCCCGTATTACCAGGTGGCGCGTTTTGTTGCCCCGAACCTGTTGCTGGGCAACGTCATTGTGCTCAAGCACGCACCGATCTGCGCAGAGTCGTCTGCGCTGATGGAGCAAATCGCGCATGCTGCGGGCACACCGACTGACGCGTACATCAACGTTTACGCCACCAACGAGCAGGCGGCGACGATGATCGCAGACCGCCGTATCCAGGGCGTCTCGCTGACTGGCAGCAGTCGCGCGGGTGCCGCCGTCGCACAGATCGCAGCGAGCAATCTGAAGAAGTCGGTGCTCGAGTTGGGCGGGTCGGACGCGTTCATCGTCCTCGACAGCCCGGATGCGCGCGCAGCGGGCGCGCAGGCCGCGGGCATGCGCATGATGAACGCGGGCCAGGCCTGCAACTCGCCGAAGCGCTTCATCGTCAAGGACGACCTGTACGACGATTTTGTCGCGGGTCTCATCGATGGTGTGAATGCGTTGGCTGTGGGTGACCCCTCAGATGCGTCGACGTTTGTCGGGCCGCTGTCGTCCGTCACCGCCCGGGACGAGGTGGTCCGTCAGGTCGAGGAGGCAGTGAGCCAGGGCGCGACTCTGCACACTGGCGGTGCAGCGCTTGATGGTCCAGGAGCGTTCATGTCGCCCGGCGTGATCACCGGTGTCACCCCCGACATGAACCTGTACAGCGAAGAGATCTTCGGTCCGGTCGCCGTCGTGTACTCGGTGTCGGACGACGAAGAGGCAGTCGCCCTGGCCAACGACGTCGAGTACGGCCTCACCGGTTCGGTCTGGACGTCCGACGTCGAGCGCGGCAAGGACATCGCCGAGCGCCTGGATGTCGGCAACGCGATGGTCAACGAGCATGGCACGTCGCTGCCGGGCCTCCCGTTCGGTGGTGTGAAGCAGTCGGGTTACGGGCGCGAGCTCGGCCAGTGGGGTCTCGGTGAGTTCGCCAACGTGAAGCTCCGCCGCGTCGCCAAATAG